The Peptacetobacter hiranonis DNA window CTGATTATCCATTATTAAAGCACTTAGGATTTAACCTTATGCTATCTAGTTAATTTTTTCTGCTTTCGCAACATTCACGCTTGAATATTTTTCAATTCTACATTGTAGTTTAACTAGCTTTAGGAACTTCCAGCAATTAAAGGAGTTTTGGGCGATTTCTCGCCTCTCTACACTCTTTATGAATGTAGGGAGCTTTTTTGTAAAAATATATTTGTCTATATATGTATATTTTTGACTATATTTTTAACAACTATATAGTTGCTCCCAAATATTTCCGTAGCATGCATCGCTATTTGCCTTTACATTATCGTCAAATAGCCTAGACCAACTACTCATAATTTCCATTTTTATCTGTGGATAGAATCTACTCATATACGCCTGTGCATCACTTACACCATAGTCCGCTAAAAGCTGTCTATGTCTTTTAGCATCAGCTTCATCTGCTGGAATATATGAATAATTTAAAATCATTCCCCACTTTTCTATATTTACATGAGTTATCGTACTCGGATCTAACTCTAGTTCTAGTATTACAGAATTTTCGTCGTTCATCATTGTCGCATCTTTTTTGAAAGATACCCAAATAGGATAACTTACATCTTTAGGCTTATCCTTTGAAAGTGGGCCACTTCTCGATAGCCAATCGTACACTTCAAGTACTAAATCTGCATGTTCTTGCAAATCTTTCATTATATAATCTTTTCTTGCTATATATCTGCCGTCTTTTTCTAACTGTTTAAGAACATCTTTATTTTGTTTTGTCCATACCTTTATTTTTTCCATAGCTATCAAGTTCCTTTATAAAATGTCTATATTTAAGATATTCTATAAATTATATTAAATTCCTTCAAAAATTTTTTATTGAATTTTTATTTTTTATACATCTTTTCTTTTTAAAATAATATTTTCTATTAACGCAAATATCACTGTAAATAAAAACGCGGTTATTAATATTTTTGCAATTACATCTCCACCAAAACCACCAGGCTTCAATGCGCTCATACTATATATGACTAGCGAATAAGGAATAGAAAATGCCATTTCTGCCATAACAAATCTAAGTCCTAATATAGAAAGACACACTGAAATTCCAACAGGTACTGCAAAATTCTTCACATTCATAGATATAAATAACTGCACTGCTGCTACAGATATTCCTGTAACAGCTCCAAGAGAAATCCACTGTATCAATTCTTTAGGAATATTTGAATCCAATCCCACTATTTTCCCACCGATTATATAAAATATTGCCACCATAATCTGTAAAAAACATATTAAAATTGTCGCTGATAC harbors:
- a CDS encoding ABC transporter permease; the encoded protein is MLFRCIKSEIIKLKRSGIVPVLIIIPLIAVFMGTGNYYMNIGVLQNKWYSLWTQVSLFYSYFFFPASIALICSYLCKLEHENSNWNKILAAPIKRRNIIISKLVSATILICFLQIMVAIFYIIGGKIVGLDSNIPKELIQWISLGAVTGISVAAVQLFISMNVKNFAVPVGISVCLSILGLRFVMAEMAFSIPYSLVIYSMSALKPGGFGGDVIAKILITAFLFTVIFALIENIILKRKDV
- a CDS encoding DUF3841 domain-containing protein, producing MEKIKVWTKQNKDVLKQLEKDGRYIARKDYIMKDLQEHADLVLEVYDWLSRSGPLSKDKPKDVSYPIWVSFKKDATMMNDENSVILELELDPSTITHVNIEKWGMILNYSYIPADEADAKRHRQLLADYGVSDAQAYMSRFYPQIKMEIMSSWSRLFDDNVKANSDACYGNIWEQLYSC